The following proteins are encoded in a genomic region of Prochlorococcus marinus XMU1408:
- a CDS encoding photosystem I reaction center subunit IV, with amino-acid sequence MSFARKDKVRILRPESYWFNQIGEIVSIDKSPAMRYPVTVKFEKCDFKAFSGVDGGANTSQFSMKEIEAAAI; translated from the coding sequence ATGAGCTTTGCTAGAAAAGATAAGGTTCGCATCTTGCGTCCTGAATCATATTGGTTCAATCAAATTGGAGAAATAGTCTCTATCGATAAATCTCCGGCGATGAGGTACCCAGTTACTGTTAAATTTGAAAAATGTGATTTCAAAGCATTTAGCGGTGTTGATGGTGGTGCCAATACCAGCCAGTTTTCAATGAAAGAAATAGAGGCTGCTGCAATTTAA
- a CDS encoding LysM peptidoglycan-binding domain-containing protein, giving the protein MIKNTKLIFSFFYFKSIIFFLAIFISQVNSETSITAKSGDTLFKLSNQYGIPLKELMHKNNINDANKIVEGKVIIIPLKDNNNGKDFEKEKSNNDLLKYKVKEGDTLYKIARDYNVSLKSILSINNIDNEYFLKPNQIILLPKETVYKKANNEDNILIASKKVSYHQTSKEEELSYIAKIHKVPIEEIISLNQLNSRKKVKPNTKLKIRRNKTIKWLKYGSLLINWSDWIYLDGNYITQAKSIKNKSFFLAISCEKRALNNTLKDSYWTSWYFPNIDFEFKIINDFCEQD; this is encoded by the coding sequence ATGATCAAAAATACAAAACTAATTTTCAGTTTTTTTTATTTTAAAAGTATCATTTTTTTCTTAGCAATTTTTATTTCGCAAGTTAATTCAGAGACAAGTATAACAGCAAAAAGTGGCGATACACTATTCAAGTTATCCAACCAATATGGTATCCCCTTAAAAGAACTAATGCACAAAAATAATATCAATGATGCTAATAAAATAGTAGAAGGTAAAGTTATTATTATACCTCTAAAAGATAATAATAATGGCAAAGATTTTGAAAAGGAAAAAAGCAATAATGATCTTCTTAAATATAAAGTCAAAGAAGGAGATACTCTTTATAAGATAGCAAGAGATTACAATGTAAGTCTAAAAAGTATTCTTTCTATAAATAATATAGATAATGAATATTTTCTTAAACCTAATCAGATTATTCTACTTCCAAAAGAAACTGTTTATAAAAAAGCAAATAATGAAGATAATATTTTAATAGCAAGTAAAAAAGTCTCTTATCATCAAACCTCCAAAGAGGAAGAACTTTCATATATAGCAAAGATACATAAAGTTCCTATAGAAGAAATTATTTCTTTAAATCAATTAAACTCTCGTAAAAAAGTCAAACCTAATACTAAATTAAAAATAAGAAGAAACAAAACTATAAAATGGTTAAAGTATGGCTCATTATTAATAAATTGGTCAGACTGGATATATCTTGATGGTAATTACATAACTCAAGCAAAAAGCATAAAAAATAAATCTTTCTTTTTAGCTATTAGTTGTGAAAAAAGAGCCTTAAATAATACATTGAAAGATTCTTATTGGACAAGCTGGTACTTTCCTAATATTGATTTTGAATTTAAAATAATTAATGATTTTTGTGAGCAGGATTGA
- a CDS encoding aldehyde dehydrogenase family protein produces the protein MQLENSVFNQLQDLVLSGKTRQEKWRRKQLHALSDLVENHQQEILNALSKDLKKPPTEAFFEIIAIKQEIKLAQKNLRNWMRSKRINVPVSLKPAQAFIQPDPLGCILIIGPWNYPFSLTLQPLVGALAAGNTAVLKPSEHSPHVSSLIKKLIEKYFQPNIAQVIEGDGNIAADLLTKKFDHVFFTGGERIGKKVMEAAAKNLTPVTLELGGKSPAVVINGANLEVTARRIIWGKSLNAGQTCIAPDHLLVEQNLFDPLITNLKTSINDFYGNTPLNSKHLGSIINQRQFNRLNNLVKQAESNGQIIYGGDCNESEKRISPTLIKIENRDDPLMKEELFGPLLPILCIKSLEEAISDLKLLPKPLALYLFGGRDKDQEKVLSMTSSGGVCFNDVVLQAGIPELPFGGVGSSGMGKYHGKSGFDNFTHYKSILKRPFWLDLNFRYPPYSLDLSLLKKLIG, from the coding sequence TTGCAATTAGAAAATTCCGTTTTTAATCAATTACAAGACTTAGTCTTATCTGGGAAAACTAGACAAGAAAAATGGAGAAGGAAACAGCTACATGCTCTATCAGATTTAGTAGAAAATCATCAACAAGAAATTTTAAATGCTCTGAGCAAAGATTTAAAAAAACCTCCTACAGAAGCATTCTTCGAAATTATTGCAATTAAACAAGAAATAAAACTTGCACAGAAAAATTTACGCAACTGGATGAGATCTAAACGAATCAATGTTCCAGTCTCTTTAAAACCAGCCCAGGCATTTATCCAACCAGACCCTTTAGGTTGCATCTTAATAATTGGTCCATGGAATTATCCTTTTTCACTTACACTTCAACCACTTGTAGGAGCTTTAGCAGCAGGTAATACTGCTGTTCTTAAGCCATCAGAGCATTCGCCTCATGTATCAAGTCTAATCAAAAAGCTCATAGAAAAATATTTTCAACCAAACATTGCTCAAGTGATTGAGGGAGATGGAAATATTGCTGCTGATTTATTGACTAAGAAATTTGATCATGTCTTTTTTACAGGTGGAGAGCGCATAGGGAAAAAAGTAATGGAGGCGGCTGCAAAAAACCTTACGCCAGTAACTCTAGAGCTAGGAGGGAAAAGCCCTGCTGTTGTTATAAATGGAGCCAATCTAGAAGTAACAGCCAGGAGAATTATATGGGGGAAAAGTCTAAATGCTGGACAAACGTGTATTGCACCAGATCATTTACTTGTTGAGCAAAATCTTTTTGATCCTTTAATTACCAATTTAAAAACATCAATTAATGATTTCTATGGAAATACACCATTAAATTCAAAACATCTTGGTAGCATTATTAATCAAAGACAATTCAATAGACTTAATAATTTAGTAAAACAAGCTGAATCCAATGGACAAATCATCTATGGAGGAGATTGTAATGAATCAGAAAAAAGAATTAGCCCTACTCTTATTAAAATCGAAAATCGAGATGATCCACTTATGAAAGAAGAATTGTTTGGTCCTTTACTACCTATTTTGTGTATCAAAAGTCTCGAAGAAGCTATTTCAGATTTGAAATTATTACCTAAGCCACTTGCCTTATATCTTTTTGGTGGGAGGGATAAAGATCAGGAAAAAGTTCTTTCTATGACATCCTCAGGAGGTGTTTGCTTCAATGATGTTGTTTTACAAGCAGGAATCCCAGAACTTCCATTTGGAGGAGTCGGTTCAAGTGGAATGGGAAAATATCATGGCAAATCAGGCTTTGATAACTTCACTCATTACAAATCAATTCTAAAAAGACCTTTTTGGCTGGATCTTAATTTCAGATATCCTCCCTATTCACTAGATCTATCTTTACTTAAAAAATTAATAGGTTAA
- a CDS encoding TVP38/TMEM64 family protein, with protein sequence MANKLLSSQVFKYLIFSILTLILIIILSSFDANIIRDLFYNVVSNINSNRFFTPILIFLLFLLRSVSIIIPILPGTIFSVAAGFQFGFSQGLIVIFFADFISCSTSFLLARKFGRKYISSLLGLRQMSRVESISKDYLEKNYFLMTALLMSGFFDFVCYAIGLTKITWKRFMPALIFSIIISDSPFVASGFAARKIKDIGLKNFLQKILNGELDMISGNFLLLFIISFLTILILAIINIYFNKKNKFLKKKALKKEL encoded by the coding sequence ATGGCTAATAAGTTATTAAGTAGTCAGGTATTTAAGTATTTAATATTTTCTATTTTAACTCTTATCTTAATTATTATACTTAGTTCTTTCGACGCTAATATAATTAGAGACCTCTTTTATAATGTTGTAAGCAATATAAATTCCAATAGATTTTTCACTCCAATATTAATATTCTTATTGTTTTTACTGCGTTCTGTCAGTATTATTATACCAATTTTGCCTGGGACAATATTTTCAGTAGCAGCAGGATTTCAGTTTGGCTTTAGCCAGGGTTTAATTGTTATTTTCTTCGCAGATTTTATATCTTGCTCTACATCATTTTTATTGGCTAGGAAATTTGGAAGAAAATATATTAGTAGCTTATTAGGTTTAAGACAAATGAGTAGGGTAGAGAGCATTAGCAAAGATTATTTAGAAAAGAACTATTTTCTTATGACAGCTTTACTAATGTCAGGATTTTTTGATTTTGTTTGTTATGCAATTGGGCTTACAAAAATAACATGGAAGAGGTTTATGCCTGCATTGATCTTTAGCATAATAATTTCTGATTCCCCTTTTGTTGCTAGTGGTTTTGCCGCGAGAAAAATAAAGGATATTGGCTTGAAAAATTTCTTACAAAAAATACTAAATGGGGAATTAGATATGATATCTGGAAATTTCCTTTTGCTATTTATAATTTCATTTTTAACAATATTAATATTGGCAATTATAAATATATATTTTAATAAAAAGAACAAATTTCTCAAAAAAAAAGCCCTTAAGAAAGAGCTTTAA
- a CDS encoding DUF4278 domain-containing protein: MSLTYRGLKYNQHKAVVEKQHVQLTYRGKSYQN; this comes from the coding sequence ATGTCTTTAACTTACAGAGGCCTAAAGTACAACCAGCACAAAGCAGTTGTAGAAAAACAGCATGTTCAGCTTACCTATCGTGGGAAGTCTTACCAAAACTAA
- the aroQ gene encoding type II 3-dehydroquinate dehydratase, protein MDLLLINGPNLNLVGKREPSIYGAQTLEDIQKELLTLAKELDAKLTFFQSNSEGEMIDRIQKSVGSIDGILINAGAYTHTSIALRDALLGVAIPYVEVHLSNIYSREEFRHKSFLSDKALGLVCGFGPTSYQLALRGIVSFLRRV, encoded by the coding sequence ATGGATCTTTTGTTAATTAATGGACCTAATTTGAATCTTGTTGGGAAAAGGGAGCCATCTATATATGGGGCACAAACTTTGGAGGACATTCAAAAAGAGTTGTTGACTTTAGCTAAAGAACTTGATGCAAAACTGACATTCTTCCAAAGTAACTCAGAAGGAGAGATGATTGATCGCATTCAAAAAAGTGTTGGTTCAATTGACGGAATATTAATTAATGCAGGCGCTTATACGCATACCTCCATTGCCCTTAGAGATGCTTTACTAGGAGTTGCTATTCCTTATGTTGAAGTGCATTTAAGTAATATTTATTCTAGGGAAGAATTTCGTCATAAATCATTTCTTTCAGACAAAGCATTGGGCTTGGTATGTGGTTTTGGACCAACTAGTTATCAACTTGCTTTACGAGGAATAGTTTCTTTTTTGAGACGAGTTTGA
- a CDS encoding tRNA-(ms[2]io[6]A)-hydroxylase, whose translation MDKSHSKMVEHSKIRWLINKTTEDWVNLAISNPIEILLDHAHCERKAAGVALQLMFRYVSEPGLSEVLSPLAREELEHFERVLAILNSRGKKLQKLASPPYGAILAKNICKEEPMRMLDSFLVAGLIEARSHERMKLLSIHSPDLELRNLYADLLKSEARHFGIYWKLADERFDRNILTSRLDALARVESDALVEMHQAPRMHS comes from the coding sequence ATGGATAAATCACATTCTAAAATGGTTGAGCATTCAAAGATTCGCTGGCTAATTAATAAAACAACTGAGGACTGGGTAAATCTTGCAATTTCTAATCCTATTGAAATACTTTTGGATCATGCACATTGTGAAAGAAAGGCAGCTGGAGTAGCTCTTCAGCTTATGTTTCGCTATGTGAGTGAACCTGGTCTGTCAGAAGTTCTAAGTCCACTGGCGCGGGAGGAACTGGAACATTTTGAAAGGGTTTTAGCTATTTTAAATTCACGTGGAAAAAAGCTCCAAAAATTAGCCTCACCTCCCTATGGAGCTATTTTGGCAAAAAATATTTGCAAAGAAGAACCAATGAGAATGTTAGATAGCTTTCTTGTGGCCGGGCTCATTGAGGCAAGGAGTCATGAAAGAATGAAATTATTGTCCATACATTCGCCTGATTTGGAACTTCGTAATTTATACGCTGATCTATTAAAAAGTGAGGCTAGGCATTTTGGGATTTATTGGAAGTTGGCAGATGAACGTTTTGATAGAAATATTCTTACTTCCAGATTAGATGCATTAGCTAGGGTTGAATCTGATGCCCTAGTTGAAATGCATCAGGCACCAAGAATGCATAGTTAA
- the cobI gene encoding precorrin-2 C(20)-methyltransferase has protein sequence MKLLTITGVGPGDPSLLTLAAVQAIQESTVVSYPVSILGGESLAEKIASKWITKDKKKLPLYFPMVDDAKALKSSWKLAGNHLINMIENGERVVFLSQGDISLFSTGSYLLKELEKYYPDCNIKLIPGVTSFSAAAAISKLPLAFQNEQFLVVPVPHSRKELKIILSEAALMKRVVVLLKLGKNWTWVQPLLKELNLLESSIFAERVGFSDQQIFRATDLSSKSRQYFSLLLIRQSWPLVMP, from the coding sequence ATGAAACTTTTGACTATTACTGGCGTAGGGCCAGGTGACCCGTCTCTGTTGACTTTGGCAGCTGTTCAGGCGATTCAAGAGTCAACAGTTGTTTCTTATCCTGTTTCTATTTTGGGAGGAGAGAGTCTAGCTGAAAAAATTGCTTCAAAATGGATTACAAAAGATAAGAAAAAATTACCATTATATTTCCCTATGGTTGATGATGCGAAGGCTTTAAAAAGTTCATGGAAATTAGCTGGTAATCATTTAATTAATATGATTGAGAATGGTGAAAGAGTCGTTTTCCTCTCTCAAGGAGACATCTCTCTTTTTTCGACAGGTTCATATCTTCTAAAAGAATTAGAAAAATATTATCCAGATTGCAACATTAAATTAATTCCTGGGGTTACATCTTTTTCAGCAGCAGCAGCCATAAGTAAATTGCCACTTGCTTTTCAAAACGAGCAATTCCTTGTAGTGCCAGTTCCACACTCGCGTAAAGAGCTAAAGATTATTTTATCTGAGGCAGCGTTAATGAAAAGGGTAGTTGTTTTGCTCAAACTTGGTAAAAATTGGACATGGGTCCAACCTTTACTGAAAGAACTTAATCTTTTAGAAAGTTCTATATTCGCAGAAAGGGTAGGATTTTCAGATCAACAAATTTTTAGAGCAACAGATTTATCTTCAAAAAGTAGGCAATATTTTTCATTATTACTTATTCGACAAAGTTGGCCTTTAGTAATGCCTTAA
- the dusB gene encoding tRNA dihydrouridine synthase DusB: MKVLPPIFLSGNGTSRSLECPILQSPLAGVSDQIFRTFVRRWSPKALLFTEMVNAKSLELGHGKEKVIELSKESGPIGVQLFDHRPDSMIDAAIKAELSGAFLIDINMGCPVKKIARKGGGSALLKEPKLAQTIVKKVSQSISIPLTVKIRLGWCEDTSDPISFALGLQEAGAQLITVHGRTRRQGFSGNANWEAIAKIKKSLDIPVIANGDIKNSKDAIKCLEITNADGVMIGRASMGAPWLVGQIDEEIKNQKTFIAPDAKMKVSLSLEHLKLLVLKKGNHGLLIARKHMNWTCRGFQGASALRHKLVRASTPNEAIKLLEEELIKLN, encoded by the coding sequence ATGAAAGTATTACCACCGATTTTCTTATCAGGTAACGGGACTTCGAGATCTTTAGAGTGCCCAATACTTCAATCTCCACTTGCAGGGGTCAGCGATCAAATCTTCAGAACATTTGTTCGTAGATGGTCTCCAAAAGCTTTGCTTTTCACAGAAATGGTTAATGCTAAAAGTCTTGAACTAGGGCACGGGAAAGAAAAGGTAATTGAGCTTTCAAAGGAGAGCGGACCAATTGGTGTTCAGCTATTTGACCATCGACCAGATTCAATGATTGATGCTGCTATCAAAGCTGAATTATCCGGAGCTTTTCTTATAGATATTAATATGGGCTGTCCAGTAAAAAAAATAGCGCGAAAAGGAGGTGGCAGTGCTCTATTAAAAGAACCAAAACTTGCTCAAACAATCGTCAAAAAAGTTTCTCAATCTATCTCAATACCCTTAACAGTAAAAATAAGATTGGGGTGGTGTGAAGACACCAGTGATCCAATATCTTTTGCGTTAGGACTACAAGAGGCTGGCGCACAACTAATTACCGTACATGGCCGAACAAGAAGACAAGGCTTTTCAGGTAATGCAAATTGGGAAGCTATTGCGAAAATCAAAAAGTCATTGGATATCCCTGTCATAGCAAATGGTGATATAAAAAATTCAAAGGATGCAATTAAATGTCTTGAGATAACTAATGCCGATGGAGTCATGATTGGGAGAGCAAGCATGGGGGCTCCATGGTTAGTTGGACAAATTGATGAAGAAATCAAAAATCAAAAAACTTTTATAGCACCTGACGCAAAGATGAAAGTCAGTTTATCTTTAGAGCATCTAAAGTTACTAGTCTTAAAAAAAGGTAATCATGGACTTTTAATTGCAAGAAAACATATGAATTGGACTTGTAGGGGGTTTCAAGGAGCTTCTGCACTTAGACACAAATTAGTCAGAGCTAGTACTCCAAATGAAGCAATAAAACTACTTGAAGAAGAACTTATAAAATTAAATTAA
- the der gene encoding ribosome biogenesis GTPase Der — protein MALPIVAIIGRPNVGKSTLVNRLCQSREAIVHDEPGVTRDRTYQDGFWRDRDFKVVDTGGLVFDDDSEFLPEIREQANLALEEAVVALVIVDGQEGITTADESIAEFLRSHSCKTLVVVNKCESPEQGLAMAAEFWKLGLGEPYPISAIHGVGTGDLLDQVVTLFPSKDLDEVGDTPVQLAIIGRPNVGKSSLLNSICGETRAIVSSIRGTTRDTIDTRITHQGKQWKLVDTAGIRRRRSVNYGPEFFGINRSFKAIERSDVCVLVIDALDGVTEQDQRLAGRIEQEGRACLIVVNKWDAIEKDSHTMSAMEKDIRSKLYFLDWAEMIFTSALTGQRVEGIFALATLAVDQNRRRVSTSVVNEVLTEALKWRSPPTTRGGKQGRLYYGTQVAINPPSFTLFVNEPKLFGETYRRYIERQIREGLGFEGTPIKLFWRGKQQRDVEKDLARQHKGS, from the coding sequence TTGGCGCTACCAATAGTTGCGATAATTGGGCGCCCAAATGTTGGGAAATCTACATTGGTAAATCGCTTATGTCAGAGTAGAGAAGCCATTGTTCATGATGAACCAGGGGTAACTAGAGACCGAACTTATCAAGATGGATTTTGGAGGGATAGAGATTTTAAAGTTGTAGATACTGGTGGCTTGGTTTTTGATGACGATAGTGAGTTCCTTCCCGAAATTAGAGAGCAAGCTAATCTTGCTCTTGAAGAAGCTGTGGTTGCTTTAGTAATTGTTGATGGCCAGGAAGGTATAACCACAGCTGATGAATCGATTGCTGAGTTTTTGAGGTCTCATTCTTGTAAAACACTAGTGGTAGTTAATAAATGTGAGTCTCCAGAGCAAGGGTTAGCAATGGCAGCTGAATTTTGGAAGCTTGGCTTAGGAGAGCCGTATCCAATCTCTGCAATACATGGCGTAGGAACAGGTGATTTGCTCGATCAAGTAGTCACTTTGTTTCCCTCTAAAGACTTGGATGAGGTTGGTGACACTCCTGTTCAATTGGCAATTATTGGGAGACCTAATGTAGGGAAGTCAAGTCTCCTCAATTCAATTTGTGGAGAGACAAGAGCAATCGTTAGTTCCATTCGAGGTACTACTCGAGATACTATTGACACTCGAATAACTCATCAGGGTAAACAATGGAAATTAGTTGATACTGCGGGAATACGTAGACGTAGAAGTGTTAATTATGGTCCAGAATTCTTTGGTATTAATCGTAGTTTTAAGGCAATAGAGAGAAGTGACGTTTGTGTATTGGTTATAGATGCTTTAGATGGAGTAACAGAACAAGATCAAAGGCTTGCAGGTAGAATTGAGCAGGAAGGAAGAGCTTGTTTGATTGTGGTTAATAAATGGGATGCTATTGAAAAAGATAGTCATACAATGTCTGCAATGGAAAAAGACATTCGTTCAAAGCTATATTTTCTTGATTGGGCTGAAATGATTTTTACCTCAGCTCTTACAGGGCAGAGAGTAGAAGGTATTTTTGCATTGGCAACTTTGGCAGTGGATCAGAATAGAAGAAGGGTTAGTACATCAGTTGTGAATGAAGTACTTACTGAGGCATTAAAATGGAGAAGTCCTCCTACTACGAGAGGTGGAAAGCAAGGACGTCTTTATTACGGCACTCAAGTAGCTATTAATCCGCCAAGCTTTACTTTGTTTGTCAATGAACCAAAATTGTTTGGAGAAACTTATCGAAGATATATTGAGAGACAAATTAGAGAGGGGCTTGGATTTGAAGGCACCCCTATTAAATTGTTTTGGAGAGGAAAGCAGCAACGTGATGTCGAAAAAGATTTGGCGCGCCAACATAAAGGGAGCTGA
- a CDS encoding CbiQ family ECF transporter T component translates to MDWLKKIPIGQYVSGKSSWLRVIDPRVKLSWVLLFLLTPILANSIWRISIAYVLLLITFFSFLPLRVWWRPFVFLLVLSLVLGLLSIVLPASEASSELAIRAPDEIPGAIVVTRSWEIFRVGPFNFGGISLGPLIVDRRSAELGIKTSTLIFTVIHSVNLMLITTPPEDLVWAIRWFFSPLTFLGFPLEKFSFQLLLALRFLPLVQEELQNLFRSIGVRAIEFRKLGLKSTLNVFISLGERLLSNILLRAEQGADSLMLREGLWLSSEQLRPSIVTNPRYLWINFGSIFLLLIAIILRCLYGTT, encoded by the coding sequence ATGGATTGGCTAAAAAAGATTCCTATAGGTCAATATGTTTCTGGTAAATCAAGCTGGCTTCGTGTGATTGATCCTCGAGTCAAGCTCTCTTGGGTCCTTTTATTTTTGTTGACGCCAATTTTAGCAAACTCTATTTGGAGAATATCAATAGCTTATGTTCTTCTGTTGATAACATTTTTTAGTTTTTTACCTCTTCGCGTTTGGTGGAGGCCTTTCGTCTTTTTATTAGTGCTCTCCTTAGTTTTAGGACTCTTATCGATTGTATTGCCTGCAAGTGAAGCATCAAGTGAATTAGCAATTAGAGCACCTGATGAAATACCTGGAGCAATTGTCGTTACTCGATCATGGGAGATTTTTAGAGTGGGACCATTTAACTTCGGAGGCATTTCATTGGGCCCGTTAATCGTCGATCGTCGCTCTGCTGAATTAGGTATCAAAACATCAACTTTGATTTTTACAGTTATACATAGTGTGAATTTGATGCTGATTACAACTCCTCCTGAAGATCTTGTATGGGCAATAAGGTGGTTTTTTTCTCCTCTAACTTTCTTAGGATTCCCTCTGGAAAAATTTTCATTCCAACTTCTTTTGGCATTAAGATTTTTACCTTTAGTTCAAGAAGAACTTCAAAACCTTTTCCGCTCAATTGGTGTTAGGGCAATTGAATTTAGGAAATTAGGACTTAAAAGCACTTTGAATGTATTTATTTCTTTAGGGGAAAGACTTTTATCAAATATTTTGCTGAGGGCAGAACAGGGAGCCGATTCTTTAATGTTGAGAGAGGGGCTTTGGCTATCATCTGAACAACTTCGACCTTCCATTGTCACTAATCCTAGATATTTGTGGATTAATTTTGGTTCAATTTTTTTGCTTTTGATAGCTATTATCTTACGTTGTCTGTATGGTACAACTTAA
- a CDS encoding PipX family protein has product MNAERYLNHPTFGMLYLVSPASNGRDVYATLYAQKIFFLVTLQPRGATFEVIPYMDARHYAEMHLSKCRREKLSDIATWRELFNQTFI; this is encoded by the coding sequence TTGAACGCTGAACGCTATCTAAATCATCCTACTTTTGGGATGCTGTATCTAGTTTCACCAGCGAGTAATGGTAGAGATGTATATGCAACTTTATATGCACAAAAAATATTTTTTTTAGTTACTTTGCAACCTAGGGGAGCAACTTTTGAAGTCATTCCATATATGGATGCCCGACATTATGCAGAAATGCATTTATCTAAATGTAGGAGAGAGAAATTATCCGATATTGCTACTTGGCGAGAATTATTTAATCAAACTTTTATTTGA
- a CDS encoding YggS family pyridoxal phosphate-dependent enzyme has protein sequence MLICSSDFEKIKALLPFGVSLLAVSKGHDQDSIRKLSSYGQVDFGESRLQEAIPKKKDLNDLKQLRWHFVGTLQKNKVRGVIKEFDFIHSVDSLPLLERISRISQEEKKNPNVFLQIKLRDDPNKGGFLKQDLLKNWTNIVSVKNIHIIGLMTIPPVALNSFQRKDLFCECRNLANYLGLKDCSMGMSTDWEEAIEGGATWIRLGSLLFGERHY, from the coding sequence ATGTTGATTTGCTCTAGTGATTTTGAAAAAATAAAAGCTTTGTTACCCTTTGGGGTTAGTTTACTTGCTGTAAGCAAGGGACATGATCAAGACTCCATTCGTAAACTGTCAAGTTACGGTCAAGTTGATTTTGGAGAAAGTCGTTTACAAGAGGCTATCCCCAAAAAAAAAGACTTAAATGATTTAAAGCAACTTCGCTGGCATTTTGTTGGAACATTGCAGAAAAATAAAGTTCGAGGAGTTATTAAAGAATTTGATTTTATACATTCTGTTGATTCGCTCCCTTTGCTTGAGAGAATCTCAAGAATTTCACAAGAAGAAAAAAAAAATCCGAATGTATTTTTACAAATAAAACTTAGAGATGATCCCAACAAAGGTGGTTTTTTAAAACAAGATCTTTTGAAAAATTGGACCAATATTGTCTCTGTTAAGAATATTCATATAATCGGCCTAATGACTATCCCACCAGTTGCTTTAAATTCATTTCAAAGAAAAGATTTGTTTTGTGAATGTAGAAATCTTGCAAATTATTTGGGATTAAAGGACTGCTCAATGGGAATGAGCACAGATTGGGAAGAGGCTATTGAAGGTGGCGCTACATGGATACGTTTAGGCTCTCTTTTGTTTGGGGAACGTCATTATTAG
- a CDS encoding cell division protein SepF, whose amino-acid sequence MSLISRLRAVVAGDDFLDSDFDELDYDTSEDFENFSRTNKEGSGEIATLSKTNPFDARNSLNSSNVIGMPGISTNDSEVSLMEPRSFDEMPRVIQALRERKTVILNLTMMEPDQAQRAVDFVAGGTFAIDGHQERVGESIFLFAPSCVTVTNSFQEEASPSSMTNKGTELISKESSPAPEPAWGETVATAL is encoded by the coding sequence GTGTCGCTTATTTCCCGTCTTCGTGCTGTCGTCGCTGGTGATGACTTTTTAGATAGTGATTTTGATGAGCTCGATTACGACACAAGCGAGGATTTTGAAAACTTTAGTAGAACTAATAAAGAAGGAAGTGGAGAAATAGCGACCCTATCTAAAACTAATCCTTTTGATGCTCGCAATAGTCTTAATTCTTCTAATGTCATTGGTATGCCTGGAATTTCAACAAATGATTCTGAAGTTAGCTTAATGGAACCTCGAAGTTTTGATGAAATGCCAAGAGTGATTCAGGCTTTACGTGAGCGTAAAACAGTAATTTTAAATCTCACGATGATGGAGCCTGATCAAGCTCAAAGAGCAGTTGATTTTGTCGCAGGTGGAACTTTTGCTATTGATGGTCATCAAGAAAGAGTTGGAGAAAGTATTTTCCTTTTTGCACCTTCTTGCGTGACAGTAACTAACTCGTTCCAAGAAGAAGCTTCTCCTTCAAGCATGACTAATAAAGGAACAGAATTAATCTCTAAGGAGTCTTCTCCTGCACCAGAGCCAGCTTGGGGGGAGACAGTAGCTACAGCTCTTTAA